GCACGATGAGCACGCAGGCGATGAGCACCATCGCCGTCTGGAAGTAATCCTGGGCGTCGCCCGAGAGCACTTCGGTAAAGCCGACGAGTGCGGCGCCCAGCGCCACAGCCGCGGCGATGCCCAGTGCGACGCCGGCCCAAAGATAAGGCAGGCCGCGTTTGGCCCCGTGATCGGGGTTGGCCAGCCAGGCGTGGAGAATGCCTACGACCAGCAATGCCTCGACGCTTTCGCGCCAGACGATGAACATGACCTGACCCATCGTGCGATTCCTCTTGTGTTGCTTGTCTTACCGTGTGACGGACACGACTTCCGCGGGCCTATTTGGCGACGATCACGCCCTGCGCCTGCTGATGGAAATCGTCGAAAAACTTGTACTCGCCCGGTTGCAGCGGGGCGATCACGACGAACGACTGCGCGCCCGGTGCGAGCACCTTTTCCTTGCGCAGTTGCAGACTCTCGAATTCCACGGCGTTCGATCCGGTGTTGTGCACCTCGATCTTGATGCGCTTGCCGGCCGGCACCTCGATGCGCGCCGGATTCAACT
The Pandoraea pulmonicola DNA segment above includes these coding regions:
- a CDS encoding cupredoxin domain-containing protein, which translates into the protein MNQRIARLLATMAALVATLFALGAPSLARADELPTFKLEMNNGKLNPARIEVPAGKRIKIEVHNTGSNAVEFESLQLRKEKVLAPGAQSFVVIAPLQPGEYKFFDDFHQQAQGVIVAK